The following proteins are co-located in the Eptesicus fuscus isolate TK198812 chromosome 9, DD_ASM_mEF_20220401, whole genome shotgun sequence genome:
- the TMEM61 gene encoding LOW QUALITY PROTEIN: transmembrane protein 61 (The sequence of the model RefSeq protein was modified relative to this genomic sequence to represent the inferred CDS: deleted 1 base in 1 codon) produces the protein MAAPQNCDRGRVASTLRYCTSVSGTVFLIAGTLCFAWWSEGDKGVQPSQPAPPTGYPAPEAPSSLLRSISFFCFGAGGLLLLLGLLWSIKAHAWGSPRSDPYHLSRDLYYLTVEPSEKESCRTPELVAIPTYEEAVHCPLVEGPLAPPAYPTEEDLPCSASGAALLGDPPASPPPSYESVIPAAAAIPGETVPAGSDHSGRRGKALAGPESRDKA, from the exons ATGGCTGCGCCCCAG AACTGTGACAGGGGCCGAGTGGCCTCCACCCTCCGCTACTGCACGTCTGTCAGCGGCACAGTGTTTCTGATCGCCGGGACGCTCTGCTTCGCGTGGTGGAGCGAAGGGGATAAGGGTGTTCAAcccagccagccggccccacccactGGGTACCCTGCGCCCGAGGCCCCCAGCTCCTTGCTCAGGTCCATCAGCTTCTTCTGCTTTGGGGCAGGCGGCTTGCTGCTGCTCCTTGGCCTGCTGTGGTCCATCAAGGCCCATGCCTGGGGGTCACCCCGAAGTGACCCATATCACCTCTCCAGAGACCTGTACTACCTCACTGTGGAGCCGTCGGAGAAGGAGAGCTGCAG GACCCCAGAGCTGGTTGCCATCCCCACTTATGAGGAGGCCGTGCACTGCCCACTGGTTGAGGGGCCCCTGGCACCACCTGCATACCCCACGGAGGAAGACCTGCCGTGCAGCGCCTCCGGGGCTGCCCTGCTTGGGGACCCGCCCGCCTCGCCTCCGCCCAGCTACGAGAGTGTcatccctgctgctgctgccatccCTGGAGAGACAGTACCAGCTGGTTCAGACCACAGTGGGAGGCGGGG